In Zonotrichia albicollis isolate bZonAlb1 chromosome 3, bZonAlb1.hap1, whole genome shotgun sequence, a single window of DNA contains:
- the FAM228B gene encoding protein FAM228B isoform X1, with product MGSVNYSKGSWLQRFANGKPVRKPKQQEPWKAVADQSRDIIASAQCILDRENFVRELDRYLKHNDFLDLRKTELLYKKYLDNVSEPLMQKMKKKMDSQSEKEVWKRRQEQFSQYLNYFTKKGYVFLDDYDPSEYDPFFQKTRTDCWKDEELIN from the exons ATGGGTAGTGTGAATTACTCAAAAGGTTCCTGGCTACAAAGATTTGCAAATGGGAAACCTGTGAGAAAACCCAAGCAGCAAGAGCCTTGGAAG GCAGTAGCTGATCAAAGCCGAGACATCATTGCTTCTGCTCAGTGCATCTTGGACAGAGAAAATTTTGTGAGG GAGCTGGACAGATATTTGAAGCACAATGATTTCCTAGATCTGAGAAAGACAGAACTTCTGTACAAAAAATATCTTGATAATGTTTCAGAGCCACTTAtgcaaaaaatgaagaaaaaaatggacaGCCAGTCAGAGAAAGAAGTGTGGAAAAGGAGACAAGAACAATTCTCTCAATATTTAAACTACTTTACAAAGAAG GGTTATGTGTTTTTGGATGATTATGACCCATCAGAGTATGATCCATTCTTCCAGAAGACGCGCACAGACTGCTGGAAG GACGAGGAACTCATCAACTAG
- the FAM228B gene encoding protein FAM228B isoform X2 — protein MGSVNYSKGSWLQRFANGKPVRKPKQQEPWKAVADQSRDIIASAQCILDRENFVRELDRYLKHNDFLDLRKTELLYKKYLDNVSEPLMQKMKKKMDSQSEKEVWKRRQEQFSQYLNYFTKKGYVFLDDYDPSEYDPFFQKTRTDCWKV, from the exons ATGGGTAGTGTGAATTACTCAAAAGGTTCCTGGCTACAAAGATTTGCAAATGGGAAACCTGTGAGAAAACCCAAGCAGCAAGAGCCTTGGAAG GCAGTAGCTGATCAAAGCCGAGACATCATTGCTTCTGCTCAGTGCATCTTGGACAGAGAAAATTTTGTGAGG GAGCTGGACAGATATTTGAAGCACAATGATTTCCTAGATCTGAGAAAGACAGAACTTCTGTACAAAAAATATCTTGATAATGTTTCAGAGCCACTTAtgcaaaaaatgaagaaaaaaatggacaGCCAGTCAGAGAAAGAAGTGTGGAAAAGGAGACAAGAACAATTCTCTCAATATTTAAACTACTTTACAAAGAAG GGTTATGTGTTTTTGGATGATTATGACCCATCAGAGTATGATCCATTCTTCCAGAAGACGCGCACAGACTGCTGGAAGGTGTGA